In the genome of Myripristis murdjan chromosome 21, fMyrMur1.1, whole genome shotgun sequence, the window CAGACTGAACAGTAGTAAACATGTAGTTTTATGGATTAAGCATAGATTAAAGAGGCATTATGTAAAATTGCTGATTGTTGAAATAAGTGAGGATGTTTAGAcagaactgacaaaaaatgtggaattattatttaattatggTACAGACTCTAAATCAACaatgcaattttgcatagtgcttTTAATGCAAAAACGCTGATGATTAGAGTGTTGTCATAAAGTCATCATTTCCCTTATACATTATATGAAAGGAATTCAGTCATCACGACAGGCATTGTATATAAACGTATTATTTACTGTGTGTTTATTCACAGGTATCCCAGCCACAGTCTTTAAAGATGATACATGTTCATGATAAACCTTAATTACTGAGCAGACAAAGTCACCATGCTGtaagtaaagagagagagagagagagagagagagagagagagagagagagagagagcttaaagcaccatatcagtgattttgaatgtttagcccatttaccacaatttacctgctttttacatcacaacaaaccattttgcagatGGAGGGGTTGCTAAAGGTTTCACAGCATTTCATCAAAATCCCTtggttttcacatgtaaatttttggtTGTGAGACGCAACTTATAATGTTCTTTTTCCTGAGCTAACAAAGTTACCATTTATAAACCATGCAactgataattcactgtgtaGAGTATATGTTTCCCCATGAACTCAGCCCAATTTCAAGACATCcaaacaacagtgctgctgcttttaggaagaCTACcatggatgactttattacggtgatggcagcgtctctgaaagttaatttccaTATTGTAGTGAGATAAAGGGAAACCAATGTCTTGATAAAAGATAGGAAAATAATTTTAGAGTTATAAAATACAACTCtccgcccaatgagcgctgggataggcttcagcaaccccccgcgacccttgtgaggttaagcggtttagaagatgaatgaatgaatgaatgaatgaaaatacaaCTCCTCTCTTTGCAAAAAGgctagcagaaatgtgaagtatatacagtttgtagatattatgctaaaaaTCACTGGTAAGGTCCTTTAAAGTATGGAAAAAGGTAATGGCCTCATTTACATCACACCCTCATCCCAGCTAAACTGACCATTGGTTATCCACATTTATAATCACTACACAAATGCATCTCTTTGTGACATTTTCTCTGGTGTCGTCTGCGAGAGCTTTGAGATTTTGGAGCTGCTGGATCGTCCTGAACCTTTGTAAGATCCGTACTGTCTGGATGGTCTGTAGTATCCTGTGTACTGGGTTCTGCCTCCGGAGCGAGGGACCATGTAAGATCCGTACTGTCTGGACGGTCTGTAGTATCCTGTGTACTGGGTTCTGCCTCCAGAGCGAGGGACCATGTATGTTCGTCCTCCATAAGTGTATATCACTATACTGTAAGATGAAAACATTGAAAGTTAATATTGCAATTTGACCTTCACAGCCCCCCCAAAGTCACCAGGTAAAGAGGGACTATTATGACCTTTCAGGGAAGATTACTTTGTAGACTGTCACAGCGTAAAGTACAGCTCCCAAAAGGATGAAAAAACTTCCCACCAGTCCAAGGAATATGGGGGTTCCAATGTCATACCTGAAATTATATCAGGATGAAGAAAAGTCAGCacaattcagtcctgatttatatatatatatatatatatatatatatatatatatatatatatatatatatattcttgaTATAAGGTGCAGTATTAGCTCCATATTTATACAACTTTATTGAAAGAACTCTACAGTGGAGTAAAGCTATTTTGCCAAAATAGTACAGATAAGAAAAACATGGCACCATAAGGCTCCTGGTTGTAAACTGGCAGCAAAAGTTGTCCTGGCGATCCTGTTGATGTATAAGCAGTAGGCAGCAATATCTGACACACCTGTGGGAAGACATTTTGGGGATACGGTCACACACTGAGGACAAaacatttctttcatttgtaGAATCTTGTACTATATGTGTTGTACACTCACcaccaacaaaatgaaacaccGCTCCAGCAAGCAGTACTTTGTCCTTGGTTTTATCCGTTCCACCTATATAAGTGCATTCCATCCCAATAAAGCAAAGCACTGCAGCAAAGAATCCAAGAGTCAAGCCACACATCAGAAGGCCCCGCACTCCCTGGACATAAGCTGTAAcgaacagaaaaaaagtagaCTTACTATCATGTTAACAAGGGATGGAATGATTACCAGTTTTACTATGAACTGTGATCAAAAGTCCATCAATTCAGGACactgtttcatgttttaattatGACAGTAACTGTTTTTGATTAGCAGGTTTTTAAAAAGACACAGTTTTTGCAGTACACACTGTCTAGCATCATCCAAAGTCAGTTTTCCTGTTGTGTTGCACTTGGATGCACAATGCACACTTGATTTATTTAGATATGGTTGCCTCCGGTTGGGGAGGCAGTGGCATGTAGGGGACGTCTCCCTGCTACCCTCCGCAGCTGCATTTACTAGGCTGTTGACCCCCAACCACTATCTTTCCTCTGGAGTCACAGTATCTCATTTTCTTGGCCTCCTCTCCCAGCTCCTTCATGGCTTTACACAGGTTTGACCCCACCACTCCTGCACCGTGGGGCAGTTGGACTGCTGTTTTGCCACCAAAGACCCAGCATCCAACCTCCACAGGGTAAACCCAAGTTTTCCAGCCAGCCTCTTAGCACTCCGCTGCCAGTTTGGAGAACTTGAGGTGCTTCTTTTCATGGACTGCTGTCATGTGGTCTTCCCAGGGGATGGTAAGCTTGATGAGAAGGGCCCTTTTCTCCCCTGCAGACCACATGACAATGTCTGGCTGGAGAGTAGTTGTATCTTTTTTGGGAAGACTGTTTCCTAAGGCTTCCTAAGGTCTGCCAACATCTGCCACTCTTTGCCAGATGTGGATATGCTGTTcctctcctgtacagtacactgAGGCGTGCTACCAGGCTTTATGAAATGCAGGCTTTGTTGCTGTCGGTGTATGGTTTTCCACTACCCTACAGCTCTTAAGGACCTTGTCCAGCTTAGCCAGGACATGATTATGGTGCCACCTCAAGTGTCCCTGGGTCAGTGCCACATTGCACGCTGATAGGATGTGCTGGAGGCTTGCCTTGATGTTGTCACACAGGGAACAGCTTACCTCGTCCCTGAACCACTGGGTTAGATTCTGGGGGCATGGGAGGATGTCTTAGGTCGCCCTTAATAGGTAGCTGAGGTTGGATTGTGGTGTTTTCCAGATGCCTGCCCAGGTGATGTGGCTGTTCACAATACTGTCCCATCACGTCTAGGCTCCTTGGCTGCCCTGGGATATTGCCTTTATGTGGAAGCGCTCCTGCTCCAGCCTGATGACTTCATCTACCATCATGGACCTCATGGCTGCTTCTTGGTGACTGACCCCATCATCTCTCATTGCAGCAGACTGGAGATGGCATGATCTACTTCAGCTCGCGCCTTCCATTTGTGGCCTGTGCAGATGAGTGTGATAGGGAGCTCCAGCATGTTCTGACCAAGGAGGCCTGTGTCCAAAAAGCAGCAGGGAAAACCCAGCCACTTTTGAATGTAGCTGTTGGGAGGTTatgattttcaaaacaaaagacagagttCTGATGTAAATGTGTATTAGGAATTATTTAATATCCCAGCACATTAGAATAATACTGTGATAATACTGAAATTAtcatgattttgaatttttatattGTCCTCTCTGTAATGCTGATATGTGGCAACAAATGACCGAGAAAGTATTACCGTAAATTGAACAAATTATGTTTCTAAATCAGTAGGTGAATTCaccactttaacacacacaaataagtaTCCCTACACCACACTGCCTGTTCCATACACCTTTTTTTGACCacctcatttctgtttcatttagtcaccatgcacatacatacagtaaagAGATAAATGACAGGACACAtaatatttttgttcatacatGATACCTATAGCTTTATTAATATTCAACATTATACAGTTTCGTTAGCGCACACATTTTAGTTAGACTtgtaaatgtcaaaatgttaaaacatttgTTCTGTTTAGTTATTCTGTTGTCTTTTGAGTTACCTTtaagttgtttgtgtgtggtccAGGCAGGAAAAGAGGAGCAGGTGTGTGCAGCTGCATTAAATCCTCCTGATGGAGTGATTAGGAGGCACCATCCAGGGGAGGGGAATCCCTTGTTTCTAGTTTgatttgcatttatttctttaatattAAGTTGATTTCCATTATATAGTATAATTTGTTactaattattttctgtattattttcataAGAACCTGAACCTTTGTTTAATGTACTTTTGTTTAGTTAGTTTGTCTTTGTCTACCCTCCTTTGTGTTTAATGGTCTGATCAGCCAGTATTTAAGTTCCACT includes:
- the LOC115380327 gene encoding claudin-10-like, which produces MRKRLIQVFGFLISTLGWLFVLCTMAMDYWRITQIGGQGGSFIIKVAWYWSNLWKDCFTDSTAVTNCRDYPVLWSVTAYVQGVRGLLMCGLTLGFFAAVLCFIGMECTYIGGTDKTKDKVLLAGAVFHFVGGVSDIAAYCLYINRIARTTFAASLQPGALWYDIGTPIFLGLVGSFFILLGAVLYAVTVYKVIFPESIVIYTYGGRTYMVPRSGGRTQYTGYYRPSRQYGSYMVPRSGGRTQYTGYYRPSRQYGSYKGSGRSSSSKISKLSQTTPEKMSQRDAFV